The genomic stretch CCACCAGAGAAGAAAATGGGACTGAAATGTTCCGTTACGACGGATGTTTATTATGACGATGTCAAAGTTCCAATAGAAAATGTGCTCGGTGAGGTTGGAAATGGGTTTAAGGTTGCAGTGAACATTTTGAATGCTGGACGGTTCGGTTTGTGCGCTATGTTAACAGGAACGATGCGCACTTGTATCGAAAAGGCAGCAGAGCATGTGGCGACACGCATTCAGTTTAAACGTAAGCTACACGAATTTGAGAATGTACAGGAAAAGCTAGCGAAAATGGCAATGCATCACTACGTCGCTCAGTCGCTAGCATATATGGTGTCGGGAAATATGGATCGAGGATCCACAGAGTTTCACCTGGAAGCAGCAATTACCAAGATATTTGGTACCGAAGCAGGATGGTACGTTTGCGATGAGGCCATACAGCTGCTAGGAGGAAATGGATATATGCAAGCTCCCGGATTAGAGCAATTTTTGAGAGACATGCGAGTGTTTAGGATATTTGAGGGGGCCAATGATGTGTTGAAAATGTTCATCGCTCTTACGGGCATTCAATTTGCTGGCGCCCGACTCAAAGGTCTACAGAATGCGATGAAGAATCCATTGTCGAACTTAGGAACGATGTTCCAAGAGGGTTCAAAACGGTTGCGACGTACTGCTGGTTCAAGTGAGATCGATCTAAATCAGTTTGTTGCAGATCCCCTTAAAGATTCTGCCAAACTTTGTGCACAGGTAGGTGAAAAGTTgttaaaaaatttgtttgacaGGTTTTTCATCTTACACCTGTTAGTCCTGCTCGAGATGCGATGTTGAATTAACAAGCCAGTTGCATCTTAGCTCAGAGTCAGATATTAAAATTCAATTCTTCGTAAACTCGATTTTAATTTTAGAGTATTGACGTTTTCAACCAAACAGTCGAAATGCTACTGATAAAACATGGgaaatcaattgttgaaaaaCAGTTCATCCTGGCCCGCATTGCTGATTCGGCCATCGACATCTATACAATGGCATGCGTGTTATCTAGAGCAACTCGTGCCATCCACAAGGAGCTTCCATCGGCAGACCATGAATGCCTAATGACGCAGGTGTGGTGCAGTGAGGTTGGTAGCAATGATCTTGAAACCCAGACATtatttctagataaacatttcaaaaggtcctatctgcttttatcgtttttccggagcgtctttttattttggttatggttCCGCTTAAGTAActttcccaagcgtggttttcattcagaaggctagagtgatccctccactatcaagtcgtgcaaataacgtggcataaaaggtgtttaataagttgtggtgattgaattaaggtgaacgataaaaaaatcgatcaaagcagataggaccttttgaaatgtttctctagatttactatttaattttctatttcttcaACAGGCCAGCAACCGCGTGCAGCAGAATATCGGACGCATACACTCCGATAAATTCCATGATAACAACAAAAAGATTTCGTTAATTGCTAAAAATGTTGTTGCACGTCAAGGTCCAGCGCACACCAATCCACTGGAAAtcgactgatttttttttatatgaatgAACGTCGCAACTAGataagaaaaaatatatcttTTATCTATTTATCTTTTTCTAACATGCGTCATCAATCAACCAAGAAAgctacattttatttttttgattaacCAAGCATAGGGCATGACtctcaacatttgttttattGTTACACTCAAGGACTCCTTATTCTTCAACTGAACTGATATATTCGAAAAATGTAGCATTTATCAAGAATTGCTTGATACagtaacagttttttttatgaatatgcATATACCTATTTAGCTTTAAACAAAGATGAGTAAAACAGCATATTGTTATTAGCAACAGATTGTTGCTCATTCGGCATTCTTTCCATCGATGACTAAGGTAAAAGagattttaaggtgaaacggcaCTGAATCCAAaacattttttgacgtgggactgcgGCTTACGTTAGAATGGTGGCATGCTGTGGAAACTGTAATGAAATTGTACCCTCTTAAAATGCATTTTATATTACTACCCCAGAGCAGATTTTAATGACAATGTCTTGATCGGCAGGAGAAGGTTGCCCTAAACCTGTGGTCAGCACTGCAAACTTTCACTGTCATGACAAGACTTATGAATCAGAACAACTATCAACACCAGTAAAACAGTAGACTTTCCAAATTCCATTAAACATACTACTGGCGTCCTGCGGTTTAGGTAAGTCTACAACTACTGAACAAGTTCGTTACCAAATACCTGCAAACTCACAATGAACTCAGCAGCAACTGATCAGTTTCGCCAGTCTTCAAGAGTCAGTAAACCATCCGTGAGGTATGAGCCGGATCATCTCTTTTAAAAGGGGGAGGTGTTGGGAGGACCACCCTACgaaccaacaacaacaatatcgcacgcttagtctgggggctaatagcggtctcgatcaactagattaattagttgagagaattcgttatcgatattgtgtttggcacattttgtatgtgtaggataagtacagcgatacaccgtgccccagtgccgagtcgagaaaatttccagcttgaaaagatcctcgactcgatcgggaatcgaacccgatatcacaaccgtgtgagagagctagccgaccgacatcgctaaccacagagccacggggaccacaaccaACAGTGTACCACTTGAATGTCGGTGAACTCATCGTCTGACACATCCTGTAAGAGCGATGACGTCTACCGAGGAAGTGAACTGTCAGTCGCCAGCAACCAAGAAGACATCTTTTTAACGTTAAAATAGAGATATCTTTCCTTGGGTAATGTAGTCATGGGAATAAAGACACATTCATCAGCACACCCTTGTCCTTACTACAAAGGATCCAAATAAAACCTAGGATCAAAATGCGGCGTACACAGAACTATTGGTACTATAAAGAAACAAAATGAGCTCGTTTGCTGTATTCAAGCCTCTCGTTGCTGGAAAAAACAAAGATCGTATTCTAGAAATATGTCCCCCACCTCCCCTCCACATCACTCCGGCTATTGCGAATGCAGTTTTTGATGCGGTGGAATAGCTGCATCCAGATTGGGCAGACTTGTGACCCATAAAGCTCATGTGCGCCATCAATAGCGAGCatatacacacttaaaaattTCGCCAAATCTCGGCATTGTTAGTGCCGAGATTTGGgcagccgagtgctcggcaaccatctcggctgaatctcttttgccgagaatctcggaaaaccaatatttgacagatcgttttatgccgagaatcgcggtacacagttgactgtgctctcggcaaatcctgccgagaagcggcaaaccagcttaacgacctttcggttatataagctgaatgcAGTTGAATGCAGAATGCAGTAAAGAGCAGTTTTTTagtggaatccaatcgcagaGAATAGTTTCGCTGCGCATTCGGTAGTTtcctttcaaaagataaattataaactcgatgagttttagtaagaaatttattcatactaaaccTTGAATACTTTTCTTTATCTTGCTCGCCAGTAGGGCCTTGAGCAAAACATATAGTAAAACtacgtctaatgcctatccttaaaacaaatacaatattgtattcacacgatttgaaactacactttttgAGTTCCAGCCACTTCCCACCAATCTGTTCTACATTTTTTTCGGCTACCGGATTGTAAACAGCCAAACTTGTAACTACTGAGCTGTTTGCTCACCCGCAACAGgcataaatttgcactaagaaaaatggcggcaacccgttcatgagaatgacagctgtattgccgaaacacggcaacgagtgaaatttgtgccgagataccagtaatgtatgacctcggcatcaacagtgtttaacgataaattcggcaaaaaatagagacgagattcgtcaagcttagttttttggacgaagtctcggcaaaatgatctgacgactgtcggcaaccggcatttttttgctgaaatatcgGTTGAATCCAAAAGTGCCGAGTGAATTCGGATGtttttttgccgagctcgagatccagttttaagtgtgtacacacttaatttatctcggcaaactttccaacagctgattgagctcggcgaagttttttacgaatgtcagcaatatatttcgacgaacattcagcaaatatatcgatttaccgtgaaccagcaagtattgacgttTCGTTTCCCGAAGTTCTTAAAAACTCTGCCgagaacttgtagaacatttcgctgagtttatcagctgttgggttctcggcaataaaatctaagtgtgtagatTTACTGGGCGTGCTTGACACAGTCTTATCAAAGCAGCGATTGTCCTTAACGATAACGACGAGCTCAAAGAGTATTGCGATAGAGGTTATAGTCATTTTTTAGTACTATTTTTTAGTTCTGAAAAAATTTCCAAACATATACAGCAGATGCTTTTCTTTCCAATTAATGAATGGATTTGAAGAAGAAGTAAACGAATTCGTtgaaattcattaaattttgggaaaattcgaatctcccaaaatcatccAAATATCACATTTTAAAATACCATGTTAAAGATTTATATGAGGCTGTAAGTTAAATAGTGTAAGAGGTCGAGGATTGTACTTACATAACAAGCAAGACTTAGAATCCGTCCACAATGATTTTGCGCTTAATCGGGAGCGGTACGAAACTGTACAAACTTCAAAGGCCTACAAGTCTCAGCTGTTCAATGCAGTTGTGGATTCCAACCGCTGCCTTTTTTGCTGTCATTCTTAGTGTAGTTTACTTAAGAACTACAAGAAGCAAGAGATGTTTCAATCAGTAGTACTAACGGTTAATCGTAATGGTCACCAACTGATGCGCTATGGGGCCTCGAGGTATGTTTAATACTGCACTCGCGTAGTTCGGATGAAAGCTTTAGAGCTTTATATTTTTCCCTGTAGATGTCTCGCCACCGCAACGAAAGCAGCTAAAGTATCGAGCGAAAAGATTTCGGAACGGAAGCCCTGTCACTCATTTATGATGAACGTTTTTAGTGGACAACTGCAAACGTCTCAGCTCTTCCCTTACCCAGATGTACTGAATGAAGAACAAAAGGAGTACACACGTGCCATCATCGATCCTGTGAACCGTTTCTTCGATGTATGTGCCATAATAACCGTATTGTTGAAAGCTTAAGCAAAAAACTTCCGTTTTTTAGGAAGTAAACAATCGTATCCGAAACGATGAAACGTCGAACGTTAACGAAGAAACGATGAACGCCATTTGGGAACTCGGAGTTATGGGTTTCGACATTCCGGTTGATCTCGGTGGTTTAGGGCTTACGAACGTTCAGGCTGCTCGGCTTGGTGATATCTGTGGAGGAAACGACATTGCTCTAACAATTCACATGGGTGCCCACCAGTCAATTGGAACCAAAGGAATCATTTTGTACGGAACTGAACAGCAGAAAGCGAAATATCTCCCACAACTAAGCACTGGGCGTGTTATTGGTGCATTTGCATTGACTGAGCCTTCAGTCGGTTCCGATGCGGCGTCTGTTAAAACTGCAGCAGTGCTCAGTCCATGTGGGAAATACTATATCCTAAACGGATCGAAATTGTGGTGTTCAGGTGGAGGAATTGCTGGTATTTTTACAACATTTGCTCAAACGGAGGTGGCTGATCCGGAAACCGGCGAGAAAAGAACAAAATGACGGCATTTATTGTCGAACGAGGATTTCAAGGGGTCTCGACAGGGCCACCAGAGAAGAAAATGGGACTGAAATGTTCCGTTACGACGGATGTTTATTATGACGATGTCAAAGTTCCAATAGAAAATGTGCTCGGTGAGGTTGGAAATGGGTTTAAGGTTGCAGTGAACATTTTGAATGCTGGACGGTTCGGTTTGTGCGCTATGTTAACAGGAACGATGCGCACTTGTATCGAAAAGGCAGCAGAGCATGTGGCGACACGCATTCAGTTTAAACGTAAGCTACACGAATTTGAGAATGTACAGGAAAAGCTAGCGAAAATGGCAATGCATCACTACGTCGCTCAGTCGCTAGCATATATGGTGTCGGGAAATATGGATCGAGGATCCACAGAGTTTCACCTGGAAGCAGCAATTACCAAGATATTTGGTACCGAAGCAGGATGGTACGTTTGCGATGAGGCCATACAGCTGCTAGGAGGAAATGGATATATGCAAGCTCCCGGATTAGAGCAATTTTTGAGAGACATGCGAGTGTTTAGGATATTTGAGGGGGCCAATGATGTGTTGAAAATGTTCATCGCTCTTACGGGCATTCAATTTGCTGGCGCCCGACTCAAAGGTCTACAGAATGCGATGAAGAATCCATTGTCGAACTTAGGAACGATGTTCCAAGAGGGTTCAAAACGGTTGCGACGTACTGCTGGTTCAAGTGAGATCGATCTAAATCAGTTTGTTGCAGATCCCCTTAAAGATTCTGCCAAACTTTGTGCACAGGTAGGTGAAAAGTTGTTAAAAAAGTTGTTTGACAGGTTTTTCATCTTACACCTGTTAGTCCTGCTCGAGATGCGATGTTGAATTAACAAGCCAGTTGCATCTTGGCTCAGAGTCACATATTAAAATTCAATTCTTCGTAAACTCGATTTTAATTTTAGAGTATTGACGTTTTCAACCAAACAGTCGAAATGCTACTGATAAAACATGGgaaatcaattgttgaaaaaCAGTTCATCCTGGCCCGCATTGCTGATTCGGCCATCGACATCTATACAATGGCATGCGTGTTATCTAGAGCAACTCGTGCCATCCACAAGGAGCTTCCATCGGCAGACCATGAATGCCTAATGACGCAGGTGTGGTGCAGTGAGGTTGGTAGCAATGACCTTGAAACCCAGACATtatttctagataaacatttcaaaaggtcctatctgcttttatcgtttttccggagcgtctttttattttggtaatggttccgCTTAAGTAActttcccaagcgtggttttcattcagaaggctagagtgatccctccactatcaagtcgtgcaaataacgtggcataaaaggtgtttaataagttgtggtgattgaattaaggtgaacgataaaaaaatcgatcaaagcagataggaccttttgaaatgtttctctagatttactatttaattttctatttcttcaACAGGCCAGCAACCGCGTGCAGCAGAAAATCGGACGCATACACTCCGATAAATTCCATGATAACAACAAAAAGATTTCGTTAATTGCTAAAAATGTTGTTGCACGTCAAGGTCCAGCGCACACCAATCCACTGGAAAtcgactgatttttttttatatgaatgAACGTCGCAACTAGataagaaaaaatatatcttTTATCTATTTATCTTTTTCTAACATGCGTCATCAATCAACCAAGAAAgctacattttatttttttgattaacCAAGCATAAGGCATGACtctcaacatttgttttattGTTACACTCAAGGACTCCTTATTCTTCAACTGAACTGATATATTCGAAAAATGTAGCATTTATCAAGAATTGCTTGATACagtaacagttttttttatgaatatgcATATACCTATTTAGCTTTAAACAAAGATGAGTAAAACAGCATATTGTTATTAGCAACAGATTGTTGCTCATTCGGCATTCTTTCCATCGATGACTAAGGTAAAAGagattttaaggtgaaacggcaCTGAATCCAAaacattttttgacgtgggactgcgGCTTACGTTAGAATGGTGGCATGCTGTGGAAACTGTAATGAAATTGTACCCTCTTAAAATGCATTTTATATTACTACCCCAGAGCAGATTTTAATGGCAATGTCTTGATCGGCAGGAGAAGGTTGCCCTAAACCTGTGGTCAGCACTGCAAACTTTCACTGTCATGACAAGACTTATGAATCAGAACAACTATCAACACCAGTAAAACAGTAGACTTTCCAAATTCCATTAAACATACTACTGGCGTCCTGCGGTTTAGGTAAGTCTACAACTACTGAACAAGTTCGTTACCAAATACCTGCAAACTCACAATGAACTCAGCAGCAACTGATCAGTTTCGCCAGTCTTCAAGAGTCAGTAAACCATCCGTGAGGTATGAGCCGGATCATCTCTTTTAAAAGGGGGAGGTGTTGGGAGGACCACCCTACgaaccaacaacaacaatatcgcacgcttagtctgggggctaatagcggtctcgatcaactagattaattagttgagagaattcgttatcgatattgtgtttggcacattttgtatgtgtaggataagtacagcgatacaccgtgccccagtgccgagtcgagaaaatttccagcttgaaaagatcctcgactcga from Wyeomyia smithii strain HCP4-BCI-WySm-NY-G18 chromosome 3, ASM2978416v1, whole genome shotgun sequence encodes the following:
- the LOC129730437 gene encoding very long-chain specific acyl-CoA dehydrogenase, mitochondrial-like, with the protein product MFQSVVLTVNRNGHQLMRYGASRCLATATKAAKVSSEKISERKPCHSFMMNVFSGQLQTSQLFPYPDVLNEEQKEYTRAIIDPVNRFFDEVNNRIRNDETSNVNEETMNAIWELGVMGFGIPVDLGGLGLTNVQAARLGDICGGNDLALTIHMGAHQSIGTKGIILYGTEQQKAKYLPQLSTGRVIGAFALTEPSVGSDAASVKTAAVLSPCGKYYILNGSKLWCSGGGIAGIFTTFAQTEVADPETGEKKNKMTAFIVERGFQGVSTGPPEKKMGLKCSVTTDVYYDDVKVPIENVLGEVGNGFKVAVNILNAGRFGLCAMLTGTMRTCIEKAAEHVATRIQFKRKLHEFENVQEKLAKMAMHHYVAQSLAYMVSGNMDRGSTEFHLEAAITKIFGTEAGWYVCDEAIQLLGGNGYMQAPGLEQFLRDMRVFRIFEGANDVLKMFIALTGIQFAGARLKGLQNAMKNPLSNLGTMFQEGSKRLRRTAGSSEIDLNQFVADPLKDSAKLCAQSIDVFNQTVEMLLIKHGKSIVEKQFILARIADSAIDIYTMACVLSRATRAIHKELPSADHECLMTQVWCSEASNRVQQNIGRIHSDKFHDNNKKISLIAKNVVARQGPAHTNPLEID